AATCAGCTGTTGGTTATCCAATCCGATTCTAGTGAATGTTACTATAGCAGGCAATTTTGCGGGAGGAGGTGGCGGGATTTTTTTAGACAGCTCCAGTCCAATTCTGTCATCTGTGACTATTAGTAATAATACAGCCGAGACACAAGGTGGGGGGCTGATGTGCATGGTTTCCAACCCATCATTGTCATCAGTCACGATCACTGGCAATTCTGCCGGAGAGGCTGGAGGTGGATTCTTCCGGATGGGTGGTGACTCAAACACGGTAATATTGAATTCAATCCTCTGGGATAACATGCCAACTCAAGTGACAGCAGAATTTGGGCTCCCGCCAACCAATGCCAGTTCCATAACGGTTGCCTTCAGCAATATCCAGGGTGGGCTTGACGGCATGGTTGTAAGTGAGTCAGACAGTATTTATTGGGGTGAAGGCAATATTGATGCAGATCCCCAGTTCTGTAATCCCTGGGAATCAGATTATCACTTGGCTGAAAACTCTCCCAGTGTTGGTACCGGTGAAGCGGGTAGCAATATGGGAGCATATGGTGTGGGATGTACCACTCCTGTAGTGGCTTTGGATGAGAAAATGGAAGTTCCAACTGATTTTATCTTGCATCAGAACTATCCCAATCCCTTCAATCCCAGTACAACTATCAGTTACGCACTGCCAGAACAATCAAAGGTGAATCTGACGGTTTTCGATATTCTGGGTCAAGAGCTTATGACGCTTCAAGATGCTGTACAACAAGCTGGTCATTATGAGCTTCAGTGGAGTGGTAAGGATCAATCGGGCAATTCCGTGAGTACAGGTGTGTATTTCGCTCGTCTGCAAGTTGTAGATCCCGCTACAGGCTGGGCGGGAGCGTTTAGCAAGACTATCAAGATGCTCTATCTCAAATAAAAATCGATTACTAAATCTTGTATACAGGCCCCTGCCCTCAAAACTCAGGGGCTTTTTTGCATTGGTCACTTTCCAGTCACACCCCACTTGTAAGTCTAATAAAAACAAGTAGTGGCCTAGGACTCATTCATCTACGCCCTACGGGCTACGACGGCACAAGTAATCCGTCGGTTCGGGGTTCAAGTCCCTGTGGGCCCACAAACACAAAGCCGCTTTTTAAAGCGGCTTTGATGATTAAGGAATATCGAACAAGGAACACCGATTTGTGAACTTGTGCTACTTCGAAATTCTTCAATCGTTAATCCTTGTTCGATATTCAAAGAGGTCAGTTGGTCCCTGAGGCTCTCGAAGGGTACTGACCTTTTTTGTTGCCTCTATAAGTACAATTGAAGTCAGGTAGAACTTCAAGTCACCATTTGAGCCAGTATCGGGAAAATATATTTTAGCAACCATAGTTAAGTGTATTTATTATATTCACGCTGAGCATTTCTACTTCACGACTTTAGAGAGGTCAAACATGACACGGTCAGATGTGATTGATATATTAAAAGATTTCAAGAAATTATCTGCTGATAAATATGGCATCATATTGCTAGGTGTTTTTGGCTCCGTTGCTAGAAATCAAATCAACGACCATAGTGATGTGGATATTGTTTTACAAACTCAGACAGCCGACCCCTACTTGATTGTACATATTAAGGAGGAACTGGAAAGTCGCTTGATCCACTCAGTTGATATCGTTCGATTGCGGAAGACCATGAACCCAAGTTTGAGGCAAAGGATTGAGCAAGAAGCTATTTATGTATGATAAAAGCCTAGTCCAGGATATTCTCCAGCAGATTCTAAATGCAACCTGTACAATCCAGGATCGCTTCATTCCCATTAAGTCTGTTGAC
This portion of the Candidatus Neomarinimicrobiota bacterium genome encodes:
- a CDS encoding nucleotidyltransferase domain-containing protein, with product MTRSDVIDILKDFKKLSADKYGIILLGVFGSVARNQINDHSDVDIVLQTQTADPYLIVHIKEELESRLIHSVDIVRLRKTMNPSLRQRIEQEAIYV